Proteins encoded within one genomic window of Aphelocoma coerulescens isolate FSJ_1873_10779 chromosome 9, UR_Acoe_1.0, whole genome shotgun sequence:
- the GPR148 gene encoding probable G-protein coupled receptor 148 yields the protein MDFPGCASVRRANGTVPHLRETEFNSSSDLDDITLLFLLEEWSLTPSGTNMKMFLISPVVCLVAGVLIIPTILFVIFSRFDIRQETRYMLLGNTLLSDLIYLLFYTLSAALNAAHLHLPKEACVLLLFLLAVAYCGGLFTAVAIVLDTYIAVSFPLRYIVILPPSRTKKIIVLLWMCSGAFSGIFFCVLWTTHSFVPCVLEACSVPVILILTLNGTETVKLCFWLSSTVIFLCLSVIFGCYAILYFKTKHSGIWESICSRARVTFLMHNTVLFFYLFPLLALFIESFLCVNVAIRLQTGILVSLTVCNVLMILPKVLFPFLYGLRYREISASLKSIVRRKQLRMVSPSPPPS from the coding sequence ATGGACTTCCCTGGCTGTGCCTCAGTAAGGAGAGCAAATGGAACTGTGCCCCACCTCAGGGAGACAGAGTTCAACAGTTCCTCAGATTTGGATGACATAACTTTGCTCTTTTTGCTGGAGGAATGGTCTCTCACCCCATCAGGCACAAACATGAAGATGTTTTTAATCTCTCCAGTTGTCTGCCTCGTGGCAGGTGTCCTCATCATCCCTACCATCTTATTTGTGATCTTCTCTCGGTTTGACATCCGTCAGGAAACAAGGTACATGCTGCTGGGAAATACTCTGCTTTCTGATCTGATCTACCTGTTGTTTTACACCCTGTCAGCTGCTCTCAATGCAGCACATCTACACCTCCCAAAGGAAGCTTGTGTCCTCCTCTTATTTTTGCTGGCAGTGGCTTACTGTGGAGGACTGTTCACAGCTGTTGCAATAGTCTTGGACACGTACATAGCTGTTTCGTTTCCTTTGCGCTACATTGTTATTTTGCCTCCTTCACGAACTAAAAAAATCATTGTATTACTATGGATGTGTTCCGGAGCTTTCTCTGGGATTTTCTTCTGTGTGCTATGGACTACGCACAGCTTTGTGCCCTGTGTCCTGGAAGCATGCTCAGTTCCAGTAATACTAATATTAACTCTGAATGGGACTGAAACTGTGAAACTCTGTTTCTGGCTTTCTAGCACAGTTATCTTTCTCTGCCTGTCTGTAATATTTGGTTGCTATGctattctgtattttaaaaccaaacaCTCGGGTATATGGGAGAGCATCTGCTCCAGAGCCAGAGTGACATTCTTAATGCACAACACTGTGTTATTTTTTTACCTCTTTCCACTCTTGGCTCTTTTTATAGAATCATTCTTGTGTGTTAATGTTGCCATCAGACTGCAGACAGGAATCCTGGTCTCCCTGACAGTCTGCAATGTCCTCATGATTCTTCCTAAagttctgtttccttttctgtatGGGCTTCGATACAGAGAGATCTCAGCCTCTCTCAAATCCATTGTCAGGAGGAAGCAGCTTCGCATGGTGTCACCTTCTCCACCACCATCCTGA